In Anaerolineae bacterium, a single genomic region encodes these proteins:
- a CDS encoding FtsQ-type POTRA domain-containing protein yields the protein MRQRRRRKTTPRVKVARGPKRGGRVTATTVADWASVPMVVDRHGVAGQVAFPTAFPLPGEEARRVVAWPRLDWGWRWLSALLLLLSLGGLVALFRLSVFQVQEVTFHGLERLNAASLRGVLPLGEPAATVDPQAVAQVLLTTFPALAEAQVSLTVQGQMVVQVVERQPVLAWRYQGARWWVDPEGVLFPALDEEALPEVEVQAQDLPLGLTQDQGQWRLPQDLVQALQVLAAYVPQGQPLVYHRRYGLGWQAPEGWLVFIGKTPTHMAARMRLYWALREHLRAQGVRPAILDLSALDAPYYRMEP from the coding sequence GTGCGTCAGCGGCGTCGACGGAAGACCACCCCCCGCGTCAAGGTGGCCCGGGGGCCAAAACGCGGCGGGCGCGTGACCGCCACGACCGTGGCGGATTGGGCTTCCGTGCCCATGGTGGTGGACCGCCATGGCGTGGCCGGTCAGGTGGCGTTCCCCACGGCTTTCCCTCTGCCCGGGGAGGAAGCGCGCCGGGTGGTGGCCTGGCCGCGCCTGGATTGGGGTTGGCGCTGGCTTTCGGCTCTGCTTTTGCTGCTGAGCCTGGGCGGACTGGTGGCCTTGTTCCGGTTGTCGGTTTTTCAGGTACAGGAGGTGACCTTCCACGGTTTGGAGCGCCTCAACGCGGCTTCGCTGCGTGGTGTGCTACCTCTGGGAGAACCAGCGGCCACGGTGGACCCCCAGGCGGTGGCCCAGGTGTTGCTCACCACCTTCCCGGCGCTGGCCGAGGCTCAGGTTTCTCTCACCGTGCAGGGGCAGATGGTGGTGCAGGTGGTGGAACGCCAGCCGGTGCTGGCCTGGCGTTATCAAGGGGCCCGCTGGTGGGTGGACCCTGAAGGGGTGTTGTTCCCCGCCCTGGACGAGGAAGCCCTCCCTGAGGTTGAAGTCCAGGCCCAGGATTTGCCCCTGGGGTTGACCCAGGACCAGGGACAGTGGCGTCTGCCCCAGGATTTGGTGCAGGCCCTTCAGGTGTTGGCCGCCTATGTCCCCCAGGGACAACCGCTGGTGTACCACCGGCGTTACGGATTGGGCTGGCAGGCACCGGAAGGGTGGCTGGTCTTCATTGGGAAGACGCCGACGCACATGGCGGCCCGAATGCGGCTCTATTGGGCCTTGCGGGAGCATTTGCGCGCCCAGGGTGTGCGCCCGGCGATCCTTGACCTTTCGGCGTTGGACGCGCCGTATTACCGGATGGAGCCGTAG
- the ftsA gene encoding cell division protein FtsA, with protein MEAPIVVGLDVGTTKVCALVARLEGAVPRVIGVGIEPSRGMSKGLVTDIPALSRAVAQAIEKAERTSGLVIESALVSLAGAQVSGEISRGVAGVRGGRVGERDIARALEAAQAIAVPHNREVIHMVHRGFTLDEQEQVHNPLGMYGYRLEAEVYVISALKSAIANLRQAVEAAGVEVAGFVLNPLAAGEAVLQDTEREMGVVVVDIGGGTTDLAVYIDGDVWHTAVIPLGGNHITNDLVYVLHLPPQEAEQVKVAHGHAVPQEVPPEEFVTVHPYGEAQGVQLPRWEMAQIIEARVREIFQFVHQEIHRSGYEGLLPAGVVLTGGVSDLPGVKEVAREVLGLPVRIARPERVTGMTDRIRKPAFATSVGLLYWPHLTVGAAQATMRTEKAPRSNSWLEWLRRLLP; from the coding sequence ATGGAAGCACCCATCGTTGTCGGTTTGGATGTGGGCACGACCAAGGTGTGCGCGCTGGTGGCCCGCTTGGAGGGGGCGGTGCCGCGGGTGATCGGCGTGGGCATCGAGCCTTCGCGGGGCATGAGCAAGGGGCTGGTGACAGACATCCCGGCGCTGTCGCGGGCCGTGGCGCAGGCCATCGAGAAGGCGGAGCGCACCTCGGGGCTGGTCATCGAGTCGGCGCTGGTGAGCCTGGCTGGCGCGCAGGTCAGCGGCGAGATCAGCCGTGGTGTGGCCGGCGTGCGCGGCGGCCGCGTGGGCGAGCGAGACATCGCCCGCGCGCTGGAAGCGGCGCAGGCCATCGCCGTGCCTCACAACCGCGAGGTGATTCATATGGTGCACCGAGGCTTCACCCTGGATGAGCAGGAGCAGGTGCACAACCCCCTGGGGATGTACGGCTACCGCCTGGAGGCCGAGGTGTATGTCATCAGCGCGCTAAAAAGCGCCATCGCCAACCTGCGCCAGGCCGTGGAGGCGGCCGGGGTGGAAGTGGCCGGTTTCGTGCTCAACCCGCTGGCGGCCGGGGAAGCGGTGTTGCAGGACACCGAGCGCGAGATGGGCGTGGTGGTGGTGGACATCGGCGGCGGCACCACGGATCTGGCCGTGTACATCGACGGCGATGTGTGGCACACGGCGGTCATCCCCCTGGGCGGCAATCACATCACCAACGATCTGGTGTATGTGCTCCATCTGCCGCCCCAGGAGGCCGAGCAGGTCAAGGTGGCCCACGGGCACGCTGTGCCCCAGGAAGTGCCGCCGGAGGAGTTCGTCACCGTGCACCCCTATGGCGAGGCCCAGGGCGTGCAACTGCCGCGCTGGGAGATGGCCCAGATCATCGAGGCGCGGGTGCGCGAGATCTTCCAGTTTGTGCATCAGGAGATCCACCGTTCGGGCTACGAAGGGCTGTTGCCCGCGGGGGTGGTGCTCACTGGCGGTGTCAGCGACCTGCCGGGCGTGAAGGAGGTGGCCCGCGAGGTGTTGGGCCTGCCGGTGCGCATCGCCAGGCCGGAACGGGTGACCGGGATGACGGATCGCATCCGCAAGCCGGCCTTTGCCACCAGTGTGGGTCTGCTCTACTGGCCCCATCTGACGGTGGGCGCGGCGCAGGCCACCATGCGCACCGAAAAAGCCCCCCGGTCCAATTCCTGGTTGGAGTGGTTACGGCGCCTGTTGCCGTAA
- the ftsZ gene encoding cell division protein FtsZ, protein MVYPDMEQPLESFARIKVVGVGGGGCNAVNRMIEEGVQGIEFIAVNTDAQALMLSQAPTRVRIGEKLTRGLGAGGDPEVGRKAAEESAEELYEVLKGSDMVFVTAGMGGGTGTGAAPVIAQIAREIGALTIGVVTRPFSFEGARRAKAAEEGISQLKEQADTLIVIPNDRLLQIVDKRSSIQDAFRVADDVLRQGVQGISELITVPGLINLDFADVRSIMKEGGAALMAVGEAEGEDRARLAAEAAISSNLLDITIDGARGVLFNITGGSDLTLFEVNQAAAIIKEAAHPDVNLIFGAVIDPNMGDRVRITVIATGFDPARSSVPGFIDRGPRGAHKPWEREYRSTRSTPPPSGRDARAPHPAEREEPTRLPWTADDEDLDVPPFVRQNYSPRR, encoded by the coding sequence ATGGTGTACCCTGACATGGAACAACCGTTGGAGTCCTTTGCCCGCATCAAAGTGGTGGGTGTAGGTGGCGGCGGCTGTAACGCCGTCAACCGAATGATCGAGGAAGGGGTGCAGGGCATCGAGTTCATCGCGGTGAACACCGATGCCCAGGCCCTGATGCTTTCGCAGGCGCCAACGCGGGTGCGCATTGGCGAGAAGTTGACCCGCGGCCTGGGCGCGGGCGGCGACCCCGAGGTGGGACGCAAGGCCGCCGAGGAGTCGGCCGAGGAACTCTACGAAGTGCTCAAGGGTTCCGATATGGTGTTCGTGACGGCCGGCATGGGCGGCGGCACGGGCACCGGCGCGGCGCCGGTCATCGCCCAGATCGCCCGCGAAATCGGCGCGCTGACCATTGGCGTGGTCACCCGGCCTTTTTCCTTCGAGGGCGCGCGGCGGGCCAAGGCCGCGGAAGAGGGCATTAGCCAGTTGAAGGAGCAGGCCGATACGCTGATCGTCATCCCCAACGACCGGCTGCTGCAGATTGTGGACAAGCGGTCGAGCATTCAGGACGCCTTCCGCGTGGCCGACGATGTGCTGCGTCAGGGCGTGCAGGGCATTTCGGAACTGATCACCGTGCCGGGGTTGATCAACCTGGATTTTGCCGATGTACGCTCCATCATGAAGGAGGGCGGCGCGGCGTTGATGGCCGTGGGCGAGGCCGAGGGCGAGGACCGCGCCCGCCTGGCCGCCGAGGCCGCCATCTCCAGCAACTTGTTGGACATCACCATCGACGGGGCGCGGGGCGTGCTGTTCAACATCACCGGCGGCTCGGATCTGACCCTCTTCGAGGTCAACCAGGCGGCGGCCATCATCAAAGAGGCGGCCCATCCCGATGTGAACCTCATCTTCGGGGCGGTGATCGACCCCAACATGGGCGACAGGGTGCGCATCACGGTCATTGCCACGGGTTTTGACCCGGCGCGGTCTTCGGTGCCTGGCTTTATCGACCGGGGGCCGCGCGGCGCGCACAAGCCCTGGGAGCGGGAGTATCGCTCCACGCGCTCCACGCCGCCCCCTTCGGGCAGGGACGCACGGGCGCCGCACCCGGCCGAGCGGGAAGAGCCCACCCGCCTGCCGTGGACGGCCGACGATGAAGACCTGGATGTGCCGCCTTTCGTGCGCCAGAATTACTCACCGCGGCGGTAA